In Paroedura picta isolate Pp20150507F chromosome 1, Ppicta_v3.0, whole genome shotgun sequence, the following are encoded in one genomic region:
- the LOC143831698 gene encoding uncharacterized protein LOC143831698, giving the protein MTNSRRFRRSCSLRGSKSPSLLDSASRSFYNPLEEADPAKGPRGTVVGQSSLVFHTGGAPEISAQSKGNRRRATSLRVRKVGGEGGTTLGEAAHSLGHDDGQLLLGEAHGSAGSKMKKCKKEVHRAFREGWETFVSNLYSLTLSRPSSTRTTRSASHPGAQ; this is encoded by the exons ATGACCAACAGCAGGAGGTTCCGGAGGTCGTGCTCCTTGCGGGGGTCCAAGTCCCCCAGCCTCTTGGACTCTGCCTCGAGAAGCTTTTACAACCCCCTGGAGGAAGCCGATCCCGCCAAGGGACCCCGGGGCACAGTTGTCGGCCAAAGCAGCCTGGTCTTCCACACAGGAGGTGCCCCAGAAATCTCTGCCCAGAGCAAAGGAAACCGGCGGAGGGCCACCAGCCTGCGAGTCCGAAAGGTCGGGGGCGAAGGAGGCACGACGCTGGGAGAAGCAGCCCACTCCTTGGGCCACGATGACGGACAGCTGCTCCTCGGGGAGGCCCACGGGTCAGCTGGGAGCAAAATGAAGAAATGTAAAAAG GAGGTGCATCGCGCATTCCGTGAAGGCTGGGAGACCTTCGTCAGCAACCTGTACAGCTTGACCCTGAGCCGCCCGAGCAGCACACGTACGACACGGTCAGCGTCCCATCCAGGAGCACAGTGA